The Hoeflea sp. 108 genome window below encodes:
- a CDS encoding type II toxin-antitoxin system VapC family toxin — protein sequence MFVDACAIIAVLSDEPEAGRVSDAIASGKNAFTSPVAVLEAVLGLARPDKFGLSVSEVEPIVAEFLDERGIEVRDLPPAAETTRLALSAAHRYRSGRHGLNLGDCLHYACAKYFAVPILATADEFRQTDVATVP from the coding sequence ATGTTCGTCGACGCGTGCGCGATCATCGCCGTGCTGTCCGATGAACCGGAAGCGGGCCGCGTCTCCGATGCCATCGCTTCCGGGAAGAATGCCTTCACCTCGCCGGTCGCCGTGCTTGAGGCGGTGCTCGGTCTTGCGCGTCCCGACAAGTTTGGTCTTTCGGTATCGGAGGTGGAGCCGATCGTTGCCGAGTTCCTCGACGAGCGCGGGATCGAGGTCCGGGATCTGCCGCCTGCAGCCGAGACCACCAGGCTGGCACTGTCGGCGGCTCACCGGTATCGCTCCGGCCGCCATGGCCTCAATCTCGGCGATTGCCTGCATTACGCCTGTGCGAAATATTTCGCGGTGCCCATTTTGGCCACGGCCGACGAGTTTCGCCAAACCGACGTTGCCACCGTTCCGTAA
- a CDS encoding PSK operon transcription factor, translating to MPINVNNPEADALTRRFAHMAGVSITDAIVIAMKEAIERRRDAESPLQTAARLREKHGVSLRKAAKKPLPREAFDKMWESE from the coding sequence ATGCCAATCAATGTCAATAACCCGGAGGCTGATGCGCTGACGCGCAGGTTCGCCCATATGGCCGGCGTCAGCATCACCGATGCGATCGTCATCGCGATGAAGGAGGCGATCGAGCGCCGGCGTGATGCCGAGAGCCCGCTTCAGACGGCTGCACGGCTTCGTGAAAAGCATGGCGTGTCGCTGCGCAAGGCGGCGAAGAAGCCGCTCCCGCGCGAAGCTTTCGACAAGATGTGGGAATCGGAGTGA
- a CDS encoding ArdC family protein has protein sequence MSRKDCKPRVDIYAKITDRIVADLEKGVRPWVKPWSAANTTGRITRPLRHNGLPYQGINTMLLWSEAVARGFVSPTWMTFKQSVELGGHVRKGETGSMVVYASRFTRTETDVKGEEVERGIPFLKAYTVFCADQIDDLPAQYYGNPAPVADPVERIEHADAFFTNTGAIIRHGGDKAFFNPALDIVQMPPFESFRDAPSYYATLGHELTHWVGSEKRLDRNLSRYHKHRSFRAHEELVADLGGCFLAADLGIVPELEPRPDHASYLASWLEILKNEKRFIFAAAAHAQRAVNYLHDLQPGATQVAEAA, from the coding sequence ATGAGCAGGAAAGATTGCAAACCCCGGGTCGATATCTATGCGAAGATCACCGACCGCATCGTCGCGGATCTGGAAAAGGGTGTGCGCCCGTGGGTCAAGCCCTGGAGTGCGGCCAATACGACAGGTCGCATCACGCGGCCGCTGCGCCACAATGGGCTGCCGTATCAGGGCATCAATACGATGCTTCTCTGGTCGGAAGCAGTGGCGAGAGGCTTTGTCTCGCCCACCTGGATGACGTTCAAGCAGAGCGTTGAACTCGGCGGTCATGTCCGCAAGGGCGAGACCGGCTCGATGGTCGTCTACGCCAGCCGCTTCACCCGCACAGAAACTGATGTGAAAGGCGAGGAAGTCGAACGCGGCATTCCCTTCCTCAAGGCCTATACCGTGTTCTGCGCCGATCAGATCGATGACCTGCCGGCGCAGTATTACGGCAATCCCGCGCCGGTGGCCGATCCGGTCGAGCGCATCGAGCATGCCGATGCCTTCTTCACCAATACCGGCGCTATCATCCGCCACGGCGGAGACAAGGCATTCTTCAATCCGGCGCTCGACATCGTGCAGATGCCGCCCTTCGAGAGCTTTCGCGATGCCCCGAGTTACTATGCGACGTTAGGGCATGAGCTGACCCATTGGGTTGGATCGGAAAAGCGGCTTGATCGCAATCTCTCCCGCTACCACAAGCATCGCTCCTTCAGGGCGCACGAAGAATTGGTCGCGGATCTGGGCGGTTGTTTCCTGGCGGCCGATCTCGGCATCGTCCCTGAACTGGAACCGAGGCCCGATCACGCGAGCTATCTGGCCAGCTGGCTTGAAATTCTCAAGAACGAGAAGCGCTTCATTTTCGCCGCGGCGGCGCATGCCCAGCGCGCCGTCAACTATCTGCACGATCTCCAGCCGGGTGCGACGCAGGTCGCGGAGGCGGCGTGA